A region of the Ranitomeya imitator isolate aRanImi1 chromosome 10, aRanImi1.pri, whole genome shotgun sequence genome:
ttgtttgtcactgtcccctgtgtttgtTACCATTTGCAGTGGTGAGATTAGTgctcttgccggccagtgcactagccagggcagtggaggtgacagcgagggacgaggttcctggtggcagtggggggggggggggaggacccacttagggtgttaggggagAGCAGGGACAGACACAGGTTTGAATTCAGGTGGtaaccatccctcattccctatcggtagggccttcctctcccctataCCATCCCGTTGTATATGTGTTGTGCCATCCGCAGATCGACCCCCTGTGGGGTCGTTATATATTCCGTGACAAATAAGTCTGTCCTAAGACTGAGAGACTGGTAAATAAACTATTTGCTTCAAGGGAAAAGATAGTGCTCGGTTACTGCAGGATTTATCACTGCGTAAGAAGGAAAGAGtcgtattgcacagccaacgtggtTCTCCTCAAGCGCCTGTAACCTAAGAGAGAAAACAATGTAGTGGTAAAAGTAATCCCTTAGCACTGAAAGAGCAAACGAGGCTTGCCTAGTCCCGTAAGAAAACAAATCCATTAACCTGAAGGAAGAGCTTAGCACAACAAACTCGGCTCCACTACATCGAGACCAAGCAGAAGCAATCAGACTTTCTCCTAAGTGCTACAGAACTGTAAGTGTGACACCGGTGTTCAACTGTGTTAGGGTATAGAGCAGGCTTCTTTAGCCAGGGCACTGTAGCAGCACGGCCCGATTATCGGAAACAAGGTAGTAAGTTAGAATAGTTTGTAGAAATTGTTTATACTGTTTCTATTGAACTTTGCATTGCCATAGCAGGAGCACAGCTTGTGTGACACGCTTCAGCTTCCTCTCCTATCTATTATTGCTATCATTACAATAACTGTTAGTCTTATTTTCCGGCATATAGTCCTCTGTCTTTCATTAAAGCCATTGTTTTGTTTCTGCCTCCGCATCTACTGTACCATATTTGAGTCCTGCCCGGCGGTgtatgggtaccgtcacacagtggcattttgatcactacgacggcacgatttgtgacgttccagcgatatatccgtgacgttccagcgatctcgctgtgtctgacacgctcctgcgatcagggaccccgctgagaatcgtacgtcgtagcagatcgtttgaaactttctttcgtcgtctagtgtcccgctgtggcggcatgatcgcatggtgtaacaaaggtgtgcacgatattgtatacgatgtgcgcatagtaaccaacggcttctacatcgcacatacgtcatgaaattatcgctccagcgtcgtacattgcaaagtgtgacagcagtttacgacgctggagcgatattgttacgatgctggagcgtcacggatcgtgccgtcgtagcgatcaaaatgccactgtgtgacggtaccctaagtcacgaCTACACTATCTTCACAGAATTACCTGCCACAAAGGTGAGCTGTAAGTGACAGTGCTCCATGTAGGGAAACTGGTCAGTCTGGGTACTAATATGTAATATGAACGTGCACAAAATGGTACAGGGAACCGTACAACCTGTGTTGACTTTGCAAACAGTAGACCAGTGTCATATTGTTTCCACGGGTGTTTGGTGACCTGCCTCAGGATAAACATGCAAAGCTCCGTGGAGCAGATGGCAGTACAGTCCTACCCATTCTGTGCTGCAGGATTCCAGGCTGTTGAAACCGACTTGTGCCTAGATACAAGGTAGTGCTGGCAACAAAGGACTCTTCTCTAGAGCAGACCCAACTGGTTTTCAACAGCAAAGGTAATTACATGGATTCCGGACATTCCTGAGCTCTCACTTGATATAGAATAATGATTAACACCGTGTGGGAGACCGAAGTCTGGCAGTTGGACATGCAGCTGATAGGGAAAGTAGCGCTCACAGCCACTGCTGTATTTATATTGGCACTCGCCTATCGATTCTATAAGTTACGAAAACTAGAGGGCACTGGTCCAAATGGCAAGCATGACCCAGTCTGTGGCGCAGAGCAGAGCACTACCGCGGAAGCCCCTCTACAACATTACATAGGTGATGAAACTTGTAATCTGAGATTCAGGTGTGTACACAACAACCTGCAGAGCAGCTCGGTCACAGAGCACGAAAACAAGAACCTTGCTGAGGAATCCGTCACTGCACGACAGGATCGAGAGGGATTACTGACTGATGAGGTCACCTGCAAAGATCAAAGTGGCCTCAAGAGTAACCAACTCCCCGAAGATGATCCCCTGCAAAGCCAACCTCAACTTAGAGATGATACCTCCGGCCAAGATGAGTGTGACGGAGAGAAATCCATCACCAAAACTCAGAGCCAAGACTACAGGCAGGACCCAGAAGGTGGAGAGATGCATGAAAAGTTGGAGCTGGCAAATGGTTCCTTGGGACAGGTTGCACAAAATTTCTCCCCAAGTCACGAAAATCCAGAAGAAAAACTTCTCCAGAACATCTCCACAAAAATGCAAGAAGAAATCAGCACAGATGGAGACCCAATGAAAATGAGTATGACTGGGGCACTAGGAGACAAGATGGTGAAGTTAAGTTCTCAGTTAGTCATAGATGACGATGAACATCATCTCGACACTGGAGTTCATGGTACCAAGTCACACCTTACAGATTTACCACCATCTACTAAAAAAGAAGATATAAGCATCACCAGTCAACAAGAACCAACTAATGTTGATGAAGATTACACAAAGGATAAAACactacaagaaaccatcaaaaaagaTAATGCCTTCAGAGACAACCAAGAGAGGGAAGACAATGACACAGAAACTCAAGACATCCAACCGAATATCACTTCTTGTATGGCAGTACCCTCATCATTCTCCATCCAACGAGATCAAGATGTGAACAAAGTAGTACAATTGGGACCAAATGACTACCACATTTCTTTGGATGAAGAGACCATGTCCGATGTACATCTTGATTTGGGAAACTGTTATGATGTCTTGTGCATGGCCAAGAAACACAAGCTCGGTGTCCTTATGGCGGCTGCCTACAAAATAATGAGTGATGACTACCTACAAGTCTTACAGAATCCAGCAGTCTATGGGAGACTCAACGCCACAGAGAGAGACCAGATTCTTGGGGAAAGAATGAAGGGGAAGCGTTTTGTGGTCGTGGCAGACATTGATACTCAAATTGATAATGCACTTGAAAACAACAGCAGTTTAAGTTATTACGACAGCGATAAGAACCAGTGGCACGTCTTATCCACCATCCCAAGTGTAGCCGTCAGCCGGGGCTGCTCTATGGCCACCTTGTTCAACTATATATTCATCATACTTGGATCTGATGGTCTCGAGAGGCAAATGAAACCATCCAAACGTGTCTTCTGCTACAACCCCTTAACAGACAGTTGGAAAGAAATGGCTTCGCTCAAAGAGGCAAGACCTCACTGCAAACTTGTAGCCCTCGATGGTTACCTCTATGCAATTGGGGGGGAATGCCTTCACACCGTTGAAAAATATGACCCCCGTCAAAACAGATGGAGCTACATAGCGCCTCTTCCAAATGACACCTTTGCAGTTGCACATATGGGGACTGCGTATGATGATGAGATCTACGTGACGGGTGGAACCATTCGTTACATGCTCTTAAGATATAACAATCGAGAGAAGATTTGGAAGAAATGTCTGATCGGTGGCAGCAAAGACAGGACGACAGAGATCGTAGCTGCCAACAGCTTTCTCTACCGCTTTGACCTGAACCGCAACATGGGGATAAGTGTCCACCGCTGCAATATCCGAGCCAGGATTTGGTATGAGTGTGCAACACACGCAATGCCCTACCCATCGCCCTTCCAGTGCGTGGTTATCGATAACAACATCTATTGCATTAGCAGAAACTTTCACCTGCGATTTCTGGCGGATGAAGTATCTCCCAGGTTTATGGATGTGGATCTACATACCGTGCCCTTGCCAAAGGGCATCCTCTATCCTCTTGTCCTTGTTCTGCCAGTCAAGGGCATACAATGAAGCAGCTGACAAAACTGTTTTAAGATTTCTGCTTAATGGATACCCAAGTCGTAGGGAAGAAGTCAATGGAAACTTGTTAAGAGTCAGATCTTGACACAGACTGAAGCCACGTACAGGACATAAAAGCAGGAACGTGTTAATTATTCATTGTCTAGAACTGCAATTCTCATGACAAATGCACTGCTCTAAACTGCAGCTTCAAGCAAGTTCATCGCATTGCACTAAAGTCTGTTCTGCAAGTcagaaacttttttttcttctccttttctcCTAATACATATATTCTGTATTCATAAAGGCAGGAAGAGGGCGATAAATCCAGGAGCCTAGCAGGTAAAAACACCAACATTCATGGTAATTACTTCACATTGCTCAGTAACTCACAGATGAACTTTCagagatgggattttttttttcttttcagattttggggggagagggggggatACATATTTTATGTCTATGTCTATGAGATCAGCATTAACTCGATAGATGATGAAGAAAATGTAACGAGACAAAGCACTTACACAAAATATTTAGCATTATTAAAAGTTACAATGTAGAAGCTTATACTGTCGCCTATGTGATTTTACATGCACAGACGTGATAATTAATCTGCACTGATCCAAGTGACCACAGGGTTAACATATCGCCACCGTGACCTGTGATTATATGACAGCGAGGCACATCAGAATAGTCCACGTCATATGCAAACAGAGACTGGGAATATTTGCCATGTAAATCATGTGCACACACTGTCAGTAATGGTATTGTGGTATCTATGACCCTTAAAGGGACAACGCTGCGGTATTCCTATAGAGCCCATGTGGGAACAGGATGGAGGAGTTTAAGCGGATAAGATAACCTAGAGCATTAAGGGACTGAAGACATCCGCAAGAAATGTTCTCATTGCCCCAATGTATCTAGAGTAAAAGATAAGGCAACATTGTCCATAGATGCATTGGAATAATACAGACAGCAGCAAAAGGTAAAAGGTATTGCTCCAGGGTCGTCACTGGGTACCTCGTTATTACATCACCATCTTACAGAATTCTCAAACAATAGCGAAGGTTGAAGCCCCCGATATCTCTCACCCCAGCGTCAGGATtgcttaggatatgtgcacatgacgtctttttcaggtggatttcatCCCGAATCCACCGCAAGAAGTGCCAGATAATCAGAGTTATTCGCTTCACCTGCAGTGGTGTCATTGTTCTGGCTTGTGGGTGCAGATAAACAATTCCTCATTTTATATGTGCTCCCAGGGTATGGTCAGAGTACAGTCCAGGAAACGGCTGCTCAGATTATATACATATTAGGTAATATATGGTCTATATATAATGGACAGGTAGCTTCATCCAAACACAAACCCCACGAGGTTCAACTACCTCTTTTCCCATTTATAATGGCCTCTACCTCTTGTACTGTCCTCTGCACCTGCTTTGTTCCCCTATACTGCGCTCCACCCCACAGGACCCACCAGTACTGCCCTCTACTCCTTCTGCCCCATATACTGCCCTCTACTCCTTCTGCCCCATATACTGCCCTCTACTCCTTCTGCCCCATTTACTGCCCTCTTTCCCCTTCTACTGCACTCTACTCCCTGTTCCACATGTACTGCCCTCTATTCCCTGATTCCTCTGCACTGCCCTCTATTCCTATGTACTGACTGCTTTCCTCATATACTGCCCTTTTCCCCTTGAAATGCCCTCTATTCCCTGTTCCACATGTACTGCCCTCTACTGCCTGATCCCCATGTACTGCTCTCTTTCCTCTTGTAATGTCCTCTACTCCCTGTACTGTCTCTACCTTCAGTACAACAGTCTAAATCCTGTACAGCCATCTACTTCCTGTACATCCCTTCACCATTAGTACcccctatactgccctctacccTTTGTGACccactgtactgccctctacccctTGTGACcccctgtactgccctctacccctTGTGACCCCCTGTACTGCCCTGTACCCCTTGTGACcccctgtactgccctctacccctTGTGACtccctgtactgccctctacccctTGTGACCCCCTGTACTGCCCTGTACCCCTTGTGACcccctatactgccctctaccccTTGTGACcccctgtactgctctctacctcttGTGACcccctgtactgccctctaccccctgtactgccctctacccctTGTGACcccctgtactgccctctacccctTGTGACcccctgtactgccctctacccctTGTGACcccctgtactgccctctacccctTGTGACcccctgtactgccctctacccctTGTGACcccctgtactgccctctacccctTGTGATcccctgtactgccctctacccctTGTGACcccctgtactgccctctacccctTGTGACcccctgtactgccctctacccctTGTGATCCCCTGCACTGCTCTCTACCCCTTGTGACCCCCTGCACTGCCCTCTACCCCTTGTGACCCCCTGCACTGCCCTCTACCCCTTGTGACcccctgtactgctctctacccctTGTGACcccctgtactgccctctacccctTGTGACcccctgtactgccctctacccctTGTGACcccctgtactgccctctacccctTGTGACcccctgtactgccctctacccctTGTGATcccctgtactgccctctacccctTGTGACcccctgtactgccctctacccctTGTGACCCCATGTACTGCCCTCTACCCCTTGTGATCCCCTGCACTGCTCTCTACCCCTTGTGACCCCCTGCACTGCCCTCTACCCCTTGTGACcccctgtactgccctctacccctTGTGATCCCCTGCACTGCCCTCTACCCCTTGTGACCCCCTGTACTGCGCTCTACCCCTTGTGACcccctgtactgccctctacccctTGTGACcccctgtactgccctctacccctTGTGACCCCCTGTACTGCGCTCTACCCCTTGTGACCCCTTGTACTGCCCTCTACCCCTTGTGACcccctgtactgccctctacccctTGTGATcccctgtactgccctctacccctTGTGATcccctgtactgccctctacccctTGTGACCCCCTGTACTTCCCTCTACCCCTTGTGACCCCCTGTACTGCGCTCTACCCCTTGTGACcccctgtactgccctctacccctTGTGACcccctgtactgccctctacccctTGTGATcccctgtactgccctctacccctTGTGATcccctgtactgccctctacccctTGTGACCCCCTGTACTTCCCTCTACCCCTTGTGACCCCCTGTACTGCGCTCTACCCCTTGTGACgccctgtactgccctctacccctTGTGACcccctgtactgccctctacccctTGTGATcccctgtactgccctctacccctTGTGATcccctgtactgccctctacccctTGTGACcccctgtactgccctctacccctTGTGCCCCCCTGTACTGCCCTCTACTCCTTGTGACTCCCTGTACTGCCCTCTCTCCCCTGAGCTGCGCTCTACCCTCTGTACTCCCTCTCTTCACCCTCTGCTGCTCGCCCCCTGTACTGACTTCTTCCCCTGAAACGCCTCTAGTGCGTTCTACCctctgtaccccacaccttctagccCCTGTACTCTACCTCCTGTAACTTCCTGCCACATACCTGTACCATAGTCTACCCCCTGTTCTGAACTACGAACACCTGGATCTTGGGGACCCTTATTGTGGTGGTCACatgtattatgctttgcttattcaGTGCCATCCTATTccgcatcgctgtccccaatggggctcacaatctaagttcccgatcagtatgtctttggagcacaTAAAGTGTTCAGTATGATAGTAATCGCATCCAGCCGGCAGTCAGCGGACGCGGCACTTCCGGATACAGTTTTATTGTTTTTTGCCATCTGGAACTTTTGGGGTGGGAATCTCCGGTAATAGAAGTGAAGTCATTGGCCAGCAGAAGCCCCAACTCATGACCTAGTGCAACTAAAATCCGGACTCATGGTGCAAATTATGGGGGAAATTTACCCAAAAAGCTCAAAAAAATATTGTGCACTGCAATGTGTCCATGGACCAGTTGTGATATAACGGATATAATCTTCTGTCTGTGAGTGTCGGTGCCCTTTAAACACATGGGATTTACGGAAGCTGAAGATGAAGGGGGACGTGTGGAGATGGATGAGTCGGGGTGAGGAGTACATTAGGTACTGGAGGCAGCCTCGGTATATGGTGTGTGTCGGACAGTTCAGTGTCCCAGTGATAAGAATACGGTAACAATTCATAGTGACGGCGCCATCGGCCCCTCAGTTATGTTGTAAAATGATCCATTGATCGTGTGGACAGACATCATCCATCTTGTTCCCGGCACAGAGCTCATTACTGTGGATGTGCAGGATTGTGTCCTCATTGGCTGCAGCAGACGATGTACAGCCTCTGTAATGGGGGGCTTGGAGGTGATTTAATGGCTGTAGAGTTCATGTGTCCTGGAGCATCGCCCTAGGGGTCTTGGAGGACGTACTTGATCGACATCTAGCAGTTATGGGGGCTCAAAATTCTTAAGAAGTCGCAATTCTTCAATTCCACGAGTGCTTGAAATTAGGTGACATCACAAAGTCTATACGATGACATTAGAGTCTGTAAGATAGTATGAATGTGTCTGAAGGACGACATCACCGAGTCTATACAATGATGTCACCAAGTCTATACAATGATGTCACCGAGTCTATACAATGATGTCACCGATTCTGTACGATAGTATGAATGAGTCTGTAGGATGACATCATCGAATCTATACAATGACATCACGCAGTATATACGAT
Encoded here:
- the KLHDC7A gene encoding kelch domain-containing protein 7A — encoded protein: MINTVWETEVWQLDMQLIGKVALTATAVFILALAYRFYKLRKLEGTGPNGKHDPVCGAEQSTTAEAPLQHYIGDETCNLRFRCVHNNLQSSSVTEHENKNLAEESVTARQDREGLLTDEVTCKDQSGLKSNQLPEDDPLQSQPQLRDDTSGQDECDGEKSITKTQSQDYRQDPEGGEMHEKLELANGSLGQVAQNFSPSHENPEEKLLQNISTKMQEEISTDGDPMKMSMTGALGDKMVKLSSQLVIDDDEHHLDTGVHGTKSHLTDLPPSTKKEDISITSQQEPTNVDEDYTKDKTLQETIKKDNAFRDNQEREDNDTETQDIQPNITSCMAVPSSFSIQRDQDVNKVVQLGPNDYHISLDEETMSDVHLDLGNCYDVLCMAKKHKLGVLMAAAYKIMSDDYLQVLQNPAVYGRLNATERDQILGERMKGKRFVVVADIDTQIDNALENNSSLSYYDSDKNQWHVLSTIPSVAVSRGCSMATLFNYIFIILGSDGLERQMKPSKRVFCYNPLTDSWKEMASLKEARPHCKLVALDGYLYAIGGECLHTVEKYDPRQNRWSYIAPLPNDTFAVAHMGTAYDDEIYVTGGTIRYMLLRYNNREKIWKKCLIGGSKDRTTEIVAANSFLYRFDLNRNMGISVHRCNIRARIWYECATHAMPYPSPFQCVVIDNNIYCISRNFHLRFLADEVSPRFMDVDLHTVPLPKGILYPLVLVLPVKGIQ